A window from Heteronotia binoei isolate CCM8104 ecotype False Entrance Well chromosome 15, APGP_CSIRO_Hbin_v1, whole genome shotgun sequence encodes these proteins:
- the LOC132583157 gene encoding extracellular calcium-sensing receptor-like gives MVFLLQLLILLLLLMPEAVTKAHPAMCSMKNAPPAQRQYYLPGELILGGITSQLFFPSYAPISFCEKPQEIVPGLSSLVLKNYQHVLSLVFAVKELNENPTILPNHTLGFHIYESYFTARMTYQNTLNVVFTEKKMGLNYKCDTWNNLIAVIGGQDFEISLHMATILGIYKIPQITYCIFPPSVSDRTQKPSLYQMAPNEAFQYTGIVQLLLHFQWRWVGILVVSDDKGERFVQTMTQKFSENGICPAFIERIPDHAAFFEVFNLFNYIESTADFLSKTDVNIFLVNAETHTMTSLQWILMLVDIKGMTPIRKVWVMTAHWDFSSEIMHKHLNMNVFHGSLSIAIHSNNVQGFQKFLLSVNPYNDEDGFIKTFWEQAFNCLLFPEVNESKESREICTGDEKLESLPGPFFEMSMTTQSYSIYNAVYAVAHALQAMYASRTKHGLMVGWNNPQPGKLSNVQVVPSALCNEKCHPGSSKKKKEGKPFCCYDCDPCPKGKISTQKDAGDCFQCAEDQYPNNDKNGCLPKGLNFLSYSEPLGILLAVLSLSLSFATFLVLGLFMKHQNTPIVKANNRNLTYSLLISLLLCFLSSLLFIGQPDKVTCKLRQTAFGIIFVMAVSSVLAKTITVVLVFMATKPGSKIKTWVGKRLSNAIILCSSLVQASICMIWLYTDPPYPDVDSHSLAVEIILKCNEGSSNMFFYILGYMGFLAVVCFTVAFFARNLPNTFNEAKLITFSMLVFCSVWVSFVPTYLSTKGKYMVAVEIFSILASSTGILGCIFSPKCYIILLRPELNDKKQLIRNTMGRGI, from the exons ATGGTCTTCTTGCTGCAACTCCtgattctgctgctgcttctgatgCCTGAAGCTGTAACCAAAGCGCATCCTGCAATGTGTAGTATGAAGAATGCCCCTCCTGCCCAGCGTCAGTATTATCTGCCAGGGGAACTCATCCTTGGTGGGATCACTTCCCAGCTCTTCTTCCCTTCCTATGCTCCCATTTCTTTCTGTGAGAAACCCCAAGAAATTGTTCCTGGTCTTTCTAG CTTGGTGTTGAAGAACTATCAGCATGTCTTGTCTTTGGTGTTTGCTGTGAAGGAACTCAATGAAAACCCCACAATCTTGCCCAACCACACTTTGGGGTTCCATATCTATGAAAGCTACTTCACTGCAAGAATGACTTATCAAAATACCCTGAATGTTGTCTTTACTGAAAAGAAGATGGGCCTCAACTATAAGTGTGACACCTGGAATAATCTGATAGCTGTTATTGGAGGCCAGGACTTTGAAATCTCTCTTCATATGGCCACCATCTTAGGCATCTATAAGATCCCACAG aTCACGTATTGCATATTTCCTCCATCAGTGAGTGACAGAACTCAGAAGCCTTCTCTGTACCAGATGGCTCCCAACGAAGCCTTTCAGTACACAGGGATTGTCCAGCTTCTGCTGCATTTCCAATGGAGATGGGTTGGAATCCTTGTAGTGAGTGATGATAAAGGAGAAAGGTTTGTGCAGACCATGACACAAAAGTTCTCTGAAAATGGGATTTGCCCTGCCTTCATTGAAAGAATACCAGACCATGCAGCATTTTTTGAAGTTTTCAACCTTTTCAATTATATTGAGAGTACAGCTGACTTTCTATCCAAGACAGATGTCAATATATTTCTCGTAAATGCAGAGACACACACCATGACATCTCTCCAGTGGATTCTAATGCTGGTTGACATAAAAGGCATGACACCGATACGCAAGGTTTGGGTTATGACAGCTCACTGGGATTTCTCATCAGAAATAATGCACAAACACTTGAATATGAATGTCTTCCATGGTTCCTTATCCATTGCTATCCACTCCAATAATGTTCagggattccaaaaattcctgctgTCAGTGAATCCTTACAATGATGAAGATGGATTTATAAAGACATTTTGGGAGCAGGCTTTCAACTGTTTATTATTTCCAGAAGTCAATGAGAGCAAAGAGAGCAGGGAAATTTGTACTGGTGACGAGAAGCTGGAGAGTCTTCCTGGGCCTTTTTTTGAAATGAGCATGACGACTCAAAGCTACAGTATCTACAATGCTGTCTATGCTGTGGCGCATGCTTTGCAGGCCATGTACGCATCTAGGACCAAGCATGGGTTAATGGTTGGTTGGAACAATCCACAGCCTGGGAAGCTATCAAATGTCCAG GTTGTGCCCTCGGCTCTATGCAATGAAAAATGTCATCCAGGTTccagcaagaagaagaaagagggaaagccattttgctgctatgattgtgATCCGTGTCCAAAGGGGAAGATTTCAACCCAGAAGG atgcagGTGACTGTTTCCAGTGCGCAGAAGATCAGTATCCAAACAATGATAAAAATGGATGCCTTCCCAAGGGTCTCAACTTCCTGTCTTACAGTGAACCTTTAGGAATTCTTTTGGCAGTGctgtccctctctctttccttcgcCACTTTTTTGGTGCTTGGACTCTTCATGAAGCACCAGAACACTCCCATTGTTAAAGCCAACAATCGAAACCTCACCTATTCTCTACTCATCTCCCTCCTGCTATGCTTTTTATCTTCTTTGCTATTCATTggccagcctgacaaagtgacctGCAAGCTGCGACAAACTGCTTTTGGTATCATCTTTGTGATGGCTGTTTCTTCTgtgttggccaaaaccatcaccgTGGTTTTGGTCTTCATGGCCACTAAACCAGGATCCAAGATAAAGACATGGGTGGGGAAAAGACTTTCAAATGCTATCATTCTTTGCTCTTCATTGGTTCAAGCGAGTATTTGTATGATATGGTTATATACTGATCCTCCATACCCAGATGTTGACTCTCATTCTCTAGCTGTAGAAATCATCTTGAAATGCAATGAAGGATCTTCGAATATGTTCTTTTATATTTTGGGGTACATGGGATTTCTGGCTGTTGTCTGTTTCACTGTGGCTTTCTTTGCCAGGAATCTGCCCAACACTTTTAATGAAGCTAAGTTAATTACTTTCAGCATGTTGGTGTTTTGCAGTGTGTGGGTGTCTTTTGTTCCAACCTATCTGAGCACCAAAGGAAAAtatatggtggctgtggagatcttctccatcttggcttCCAGTACAGGCATACTGGGTTGTATTTTTTCTCCTAAATGTTATATCATTTTGCTGAGGCCTGAGCTGAATGACAAAAAACAGTTAATAAGGAATACAATGGGAAGAGGTATTTGA